From a single Nostoc sp. MS1 genomic region:
- a CDS encoding CPP1-like family protein: MSDQSPYEKLGVSEDASFDEIQDARNRLFEKYSGDSKSVEIIEAAYDAILMDRLRMRQEGKIKVPERIRFPELRVQSPPKENIKPREQSPAWLQKILDQPSGTDVLLPGAWFLGLSAISVFYPAAGDQVLQLTLVFGVVVSIFFLNRKEGRFGRAVLFTLVGLIIGLISGGLIASLLLPQIPALTLTANQLSTVLTFILLWLVSSFLR; the protein is encoded by the coding sequence ATGAGCGATCAAAGTCCCTACGAAAAACTTGGGGTATCGGAAGATGCTAGCTTTGATGAAATTCAGGACGCTCGCAATCGCCTATTTGAAAAATATAGTGGCGATAGCAAGAGTGTAGAAATCATTGAAGCTGCTTACGATGCAATATTAATGGATCGTTTAAGGATGCGCCAAGAAGGTAAAATCAAGGTTCCTGAACGTATCCGCTTTCCAGAATTGAGAGTGCAATCGCCTCCTAAAGAAAACATCAAGCCCCGTGAGCAGTCGCCTGCATGGCTGCAAAAAATTTTGGATCAGCCTTCAGGGACAGATGTGCTTTTACCAGGGGCTTGGTTTTTGGGTTTGAGCGCTATTAGCGTTTTTTACCCAGCAGCAGGCGATCAGGTTTTGCAGTTGACGTTGGTATTTGGGGTAGTAGTTAGTATTTTCTTTCTTAATCGTAAAGAAGGTAGATTTGGTCGAGCAGTGTTGTTTACTCTGGTAGGTCTAATCATCGGCTTAATTAGCGGTGGATTAATCGCCAGCTTGCTCTTACCGCAAATCCCCGCTCTCACACTCACCGCAAACCAGTTATCGACTGTACTAACTTTTATATTGTTGTGGTTGGTTAGCAGTTTTTTACGTTAG